The DNA window GGAGGTCCACCGACCCCGCAGCGCCGGGCCGCGAGTTCAGCAGATAGGGGACTGCCCTATAGGGGTGCTCACGGTAGGGCACGCGCGCCCTCCAGCAGCTGTTCGATGACCTGGGCGACGCCGTCGTCGTCGCAGTCTGCGGTGACGTGATGGGCGGCCGACTGCGCCATCGGGTGCGCCGAGCCGACGACCCATGACGTCCCGGCCCACTGCAGCATCTCGATGTCGTTGGGCATATCGCCGAAGGCGACCACGCCCTCCGCCCCCACACCGAACTCAGCACTGACCCGCTGGAGCGCCGAGGCCTTGTTGACCCCCTTCGCCGAGAGCTCCAGCAGGCTCACCCCCGGGGCCGAATGGGTCACGCTGAGCAGGTGCCCCACCCGCTCACGCACCTTCTCCAGAAACAGGTCCGCATCCATGGCCGTGGTCTTCACCAGCAGCTTCACCACACGGTCCGCCGCATGCCCGACGCCGACCTCCCCGCCCGGCGTGCGGGCGGCGCCCAGGGCGTCACGTTCCAGCGTCTCGTCCAGAGGGCCCAGCCGCAGCGTGTCCTCGGTGACCCCCGCGGCACGGCGGCGATCCTCTTCGAAGAAGAGCGAATCCTTCAGGAACTCAGGCTCCGAGTGCAGATGCTCCAGAGTCTCAGCGGCGAAGGAAGCCTGCCGGTCGATGTCCAGGATCAGGTCCTTGGCCTCGAAGAGCGCCTCTGCCTCCAACGGGTCCTCCCGCAGCAGCCGATCTTCGGCCAGGTCATAGACCACCGCGCCGTTGGAGCAGATCACCGGCCCGATGGCACCCAGGGCGTCGCTGACCGGCTTGAGCCACCGCACCGGACGCCCGGTGACCAGCACGATCTGCACTCCTGCCTCACGGGCGGCGTGGAAGGCGGCCACGGTGCGGCTGCTCACCGTCCCGGAGACCGCCGAGCGATAGCTCAGGATGGTGCCGTCGATGTCGCTGGCGATGAGCCGCAGGGTCCGCGCGTCGATCCCAGCCATGATCAGCTCTGCGGGGCGGTGCCGGCTGCGCGGTCCGCCTCCACCGCTGCGACCAGCTCGGTCGCCGTCGGGGGCTGTGCGCCGAAGCGCGAGGAGGTGATCGCCGCGGCACGGGCGGCTGTGCGCAGCACCGTTCTGACCTGGTCCAGGCTCAGGTCATGCAGGGCCTGGCGCTGGTCCGCCCCCAGCAGCACCATCTCACGCAGCGTGGAGAGTGTGGCGGCCATGAAGGAGTCTCCCGCACCCACTGTGTCAGCGACTTCGATGGGGAAGGCCGGCTGCTCGGCGAACCCGGAGCGGGCCAGGGCCATCGCCCCGGAGGCGCCGCGGGTGACGGTGATCAGCGCCGGACCCAGATCCAGCCACGCGCGCATGGTCTCCTCATGGCTGCGCTCGGGGTAGAGCAGGTCGATGTCATCGG is part of the Nesterenkonia lacusekhoensis genome and encodes:
- a CDS encoding HAD family hydrolase yields the protein MAGIDARTLRLIASDIDGTILSYRSAVSGTVSSRTVAAFHAAREAGVQIVLVTGRPVRWLKPVSDALGAIGPVICSNGAVVYDLAEDRLLREDPLEAEALFEAKDLILDIDRQASFAAETLEHLHSEPEFLKDSLFFEEDRRRAAGVTEDTLRLGPLDETLERDALGAARTPGGEVGVGHAADRVVKLLVKTTAMDADLFLEKVRERVGHLLSVTHSAPGVSLLELSAKGVNKASALQRVSAEFGVGAEGVVAFGDMPNDIEMLQWAGTSWVVGSAHPMAQSAAHHVTADCDDDGVAQVIEQLLEGARALP